The DNA sequence TGGTGACAAATCATTAAGACATTTGTATGAGCGTTCGGTTGGAGTGATCTTGGCTTTTGTTGTCCCGGGAATAATCGTACTATCAATTTTTTCAAAGGACATCATTCACATTATAGCTTCCCAACGTTATGGAGATGCACTTCCTGTTATTTATTTCATTTTATTGTTTAGTCTGTTTAAACCATTCATCAAGTATTTTGGACTTAGCATGGATACGCTCGCGAAGCCAAGCACTCACTTTTGGTTAGTAATGTCTCTATTGGCTTTCAATTTTATACTCAATGTATTTTTAATTCCAACTTACGATTTAATTGGCGCATCCATTTCATCTTTAATTTCATTATTGATTGGTGCAGCTATTTGTTTTTGGTTCTTAAAAAAAGAATTGGGCGTTAGTATCTTAAGGATTTTAAAATACATGTTCACTTTTTATTTTGAAGGTATAAGATTGATAGTTGCATTCAATGAATTCAAAGTCTATCTCGATAGTGAAATCAAATCAGAAAATGGAAGCAACCAATGATCAATTCACTAAATGAAAAATCAAACTCATCGATAAATCCATTGGCACATTATCGAAGTGATGAATTAGTAATTATTACCGATTGGTCGGGAAAAATTGAACTTTATAACAATCTGCTTTCTCAATTATGTAATTCGGCAAACAAGGACGAAATACTGAATGTCAAAGTCAAGATAGATAAACTTTTCAGAGCTGATGGGATTGATTTTAATAAAGTTTTTAATTCTGTGAATAAACATGGCCATTGGTCAGGAAAATTAATTTTCATTTTAAATTTCAATCAAATAATTCCATTTGATGCAAAAGTTTTATTACTCTCTTCAGAGCCGGAATCGAATTTAAAATATCTTTTTAGGCTTGAATTAATTGAAGTGGATGAATTCGAACGAGATCCAGTTGCTCAAAGAGATGAGATGCTGCCCATGGATGTGGATTCTTATCTCCTTTCGGTTGAAGATAGCTTTGCAGCAGAACCATACGAAGAATTGAAGAGGATGAAAGATGATTTTCTCTCAAGCGTTTCACATGAACTGCGAACTCCACTCGCATCGATAATCGGTTTCACTGAAACAATTAAAAATGATCCTCAGATGCCGTCAAATGTGAGAGGTGAATTTGTTGATATAATTTTTAATGAAGGGAAGCGTCTTGCCTCGCTGATTAATGACTTGTTAAACATCTCCGATCTCGAAAAAAGAAATGTCAAACTTGAATTGAAAGAACATTTAATTAACAATATTGTCACGGCTTCATTTAATAATTACAAATCGATCGCTGATGAAAAATACATCGACTTCAATTTAGTTCTTCCAAATTCTGCCGTAATCTCTTGCGTAGATGCTGAAAAAATTCAACAACTAACCTCAAATCTTATCAGTAACGCTTTAAAATTTACTCCCACTCGTGGAAAAGTAGTTATAGAATTAAAATCTTCAGAATCTGATTTTATTATTACTATAACTGATACTGGTATTGGAATTCCAAAGAAAGATTTGAATAGAATATTCAATAAATTTTATCGAGTGTATAGACCGGGCTTTGAGTTTAGAGGAACTGGATTAGGTTTAACTATTTGCCAGGCTATTGCTCAACTTCATGGCGGAAATATTATCGTGGAAAGTGAGTTAAGCTCTGGAACAACATTCACTGTAAGAATTCCAATTCGACTTGGTGAGGGAAGGAGCAAAGGATGAAGAGAAAAAAAATTCTACTGGTTGAAGATGAAAAAGCAATTCAAATCTTAATTGTGTACAACCTTAAGAAATTTGGACTCGAGGTTGAGTTGAAGGAAAATGCAGAATCAGCATTAGAATATCTTAATCATCAAACAGATTATCCTGACTTAATTATTTCCGACGTACTGCTGCCCGGTATGAATGGCGTTAACTTCTGCAAGGTATTAAAAAATACTTCAGAAATATCTGAGATCCCCTTCATTCTTCTTTCATCGGTGGATTACGATTTTTATCGGGACGGTGCTGCATCAGCTGGGGCAGATTTATTCATGACCAAACCATTTAGAATAAAAGATTTTTTAAATGCAATTAATGAGCTAGGAATAAACTAAAGATGGATGATAAATTAATTTTTCTTGTTGACGATGAAGAAAATTTAACTAAACTAATTTCTCATTGGGTTTCCGACAGATGGGGATATCAAATTAAAGTATTTAAAGATGCGAATTCATTCTTCTCATATTCAGATACCGAACCAGATTTAGTTTTGCTTGATATTATGCTTCCTGGTACAAATGGAATTGAAATACTGAAAGGTATTAAAGAGAAGAATTTCGATCTCCCAGTTGTAATGCTTTCTGCTCAAGGCAACGTTGAAACTGCAATTGAGACATTAAAGCTCGGTGCTTTCGACTATCTATCAAAACCAATCGATCTTCCAAAACTTGAAGTCACAATAAAAAATGCCATTAAGAATTATGATCTTGCACGTGAACTAAAAGGTTTATTAGAAGAAAAACAGCGTTCGTATAGTTTCGATAACATCATTGCAATTGATAACAAAATGGAAGAAGTTTTCCGTCTCATGCAAAAGGTGTTAAACACATCTGTGAATGTAATAATCTATGGCGAAAGCGGAACAGGAAAAGAATTGATTGCGAGGGCCATTCATTTCAACAGCGAAAGAAAAAGCGAACCATTTGTTGTAGTTAATTGTGCATCAATTCCGCGAGATTTGCTCGAGAGCGAACTCTTTGGTCATGAAAAAGGAGCGTTTACAGGTGCACATATTCGCAAAATCGGAAAATTCGAAATGGCTGATGGTGGAACGATTTTCCTTGACGAAATTGGCGAGCTTGAGTTAAGTCTGCAATCAAAATTGCTAAGAGTTCTTCAAGATAAAACTTTTGAGCGGGTTGGAGGAACGGAACCAATTAAAACCGATGCACGAATTATTTCTGCAACAAATCGTGAATTGAAAAAAGCTGTTGATGAAAAACTTTTCCGAGAAGATCTATATTATCGCCTTTCAACATATCCGATAACTGTTCCACCGCTAAGAACTCGTAAAGGAGATATTTTGCTTCTCGCTGAGTCATTCACAAAAAAATTTGCCGAAGAAGCGAAAATTCCAATTCCGACCTTATCCAAACAAGTTATCCAAATTCTTCTTGATTATCCTTGGCCCGGAAATGTTCGGGAACTGGAGAATTCCATTCAGCGTGCTGTGATCATTGCAGAAGCAAATCAAATCCAGATGAAAGATCTTCCCCTCCCAATGCAGGCTTTTGCTAGTGAGCAGGTTGTCCCATCGGATGTTTTAATCGAAAGTGAACAAACAAATGAAATCCTCCCCTTTGAAGTGATAAAAGAAAAAGCGATTCGAAACGCACTTCGAGCGACAAACGGAAGTATTGTTGACGCAGCAAAGAAACTAAAACTTGGAAGAGCCACTATTTACAGATTAATCAGTAAATATAAAATTGAGGTCAATGATTGACCACAATTATAGAGATAGCGTTTTGGGTCTCAATTTTTTTTGTGTTCTATACATACTTTGGCTATCCACTATTGATGAACGTTTTTATTAGAATTCCTTTGATGAAATACATAATAAAAATGCCTGAGGGCTTCGGAAGAGTTTTAATTAATCCAAAAATAGGTGGATACGCCGCTTACAAAGATATCTCAGTTGATAAAAATTTTAAGCCGCAAGTTAGTATTATAATTACTGCTTATAATGAAGAAGACTATTTAGAAAAAAAAATTAAAAACTGTCTGGAGTTAATTTACCCGACAGATAAAATTGAGTTCTTATTTATCACAGATGGTTCTACAGACAATTCAAATAGTATAATAGACAAACATCAAACGGATAATCTGCGTTATCTATTTTTTCCGCAGAGACGCGGGAAGCTTCATGCAATGAAGAGAGGTGTTGAATTCTCGAAAGGTGAAATACTTATCTTTTCCGATGCTAACGCGATCTATAATCCTGATGCTGTTAGAAAAATTGTACGGCATTTTGCTCACTCGAAAGTTGGCTGCGTAGCAGGTGAAAAAAGAGTTTCAAAACATGATGGTTCACTGCCATCTGAAGGATTATACTGGAAGTATGAATCTTTTATTAAATCATTGGACTCAGAATTATATTCAGTTGTGGGTGCAGCTGGTGAAATTTTTGCGGTTCGAAAAGATCTCTTCCCCGAAATTCCTGAAGATTCAATCATAGAAGATTTCGTGATTTCACTAAAAATTTCCATAAAAGGATTTCGTGTCGTATATGAACCCGAAGCATATTCTATCGAAACACCTCCGCGGACATTTGTAGATGACTTTAAGCGAAGGGTGAGAATAAGCAAAGGAGGGATTCAATCTATCAAATATTTTAATAAGCTGCTGCGGCTCCGCGACCATAAATT is a window from the Ignavibacteria bacterium genome containing:
- a CDS encoding HAMP domain-containing histidine kinase, whose translation is MINSLNEKSNSSINPLAHYRSDELVIITDWSGKIELYNNLLSQLCNSANKDEILNVKVKIDKLFRADGIDFNKVFNSVNKHGHWSGKLIFILNFNQIIPFDAKVLLLSSEPESNLKYLFRLELIEVDEFERDPVAQRDEMLPMDVDSYLLSVEDSFAAEPYEELKRMKDDFLSSVSHELRTPLASIIGFTETIKNDPQMPSNVRGEFVDIIFNEGKRLASLINDLLNISDLEKRNVKLELKEHLINNIVTASFNNYKSIADEKYIDFNLVLPNSAVISCVDAEKIQQLTSNLISNALKFTPTRGKVVIELKSSESDFIITITDTGIGIPKKDLNRIFNKFYRVYRPGFEFRGTGLGLTICQAIAQLHGGNIIVESELSSGTTFTVRIPIRLGEGRSKG
- a CDS encoding response regulator, coding for MKRKKILLVEDEKAIQILIVYNLKKFGLEVELKENAESALEYLNHQTDYPDLIISDVLLPGMNGVNFCKVLKNTSEISEIPFILLSSVDYDFYRDGAASAGADLFMTKPFRIKDFLNAINELGIN
- a CDS encoding sigma-54-dependent Fis family transcriptional regulator: MDDKLIFLVDDEENLTKLISHWVSDRWGYQIKVFKDANSFFSYSDTEPDLVLLDIMLPGTNGIEILKGIKEKNFDLPVVMLSAQGNVETAIETLKLGAFDYLSKPIDLPKLEVTIKNAIKNYDLARELKGLLEEKQRSYSFDNIIAIDNKMEEVFRLMQKVLNTSVNVIIYGESGTGKELIARAIHFNSERKSEPFVVVNCASIPRDLLESELFGHEKGAFTGAHIRKIGKFEMADGGTIFLDEIGELELSLQSKLLRVLQDKTFERVGGTEPIKTDARIISATNRELKKAVDEKLFREDLYYRLSTYPITVPPLRTRKGDILLLAESFTKKFAEEAKIPIPTLSKQVIQILLDYPWPGNVRELENSIQRAVIIAEANQIQMKDLPLPMQAFASEQVVPSDVLIESEQTNEILPFEVIKEKAIRNALRATNGSIVDAAKKLKLGRATIYRLISKYKIEVND
- a CDS encoding glycosyltransferase family 2 protein produces the protein MTTIIEIAFWVSIFFVFYTYFGYPLLMNVFIRIPLMKYIIKMPEGFGRVLINPKIGGYAAYKDISVDKNFKPQVSIIITAYNEEDYLEKKIKNCLELIYPTDKIEFLFITDGSTDNSNSIIDKHQTDNLRYLFFPQRRGKLHAMKRGVEFSKGEILIFSDANAIYNPDAVRKIVRHFAHSKVGCVAGEKRVSKHDGSLPSEGLYWKYESFIKSLDSELYSVVGAAGEIFAVRKDLFPEIPEDSIIEDFVISLKISIKGFRVVYEPEAYSIETPPRTFVDDFKRRVRISKGGIQSIKYFNKLLRLRDHKFLSFQFISHRVLRWAIAPICLLLAFVSNYLLIEAETKFIYSELFAAQLIFYAVGFIGLIHEFLKLKISGINLIFSFTLMNLAALIALFSYPFSRSSNIWEKTQREIAI